From Paenibacillus graminis, a single genomic window includes:
- a CDS encoding ABC transporter permease, giving the protein MNKILAIAWNMVKRTIASRRGMITYILLPSIVIAAIISVTGGVEGDKPTVLYSNMDTGAAGRHLLAELENTGDYKLVARSDEAALKEGVIQQEGAAGISVPAEYTARLAHGQQPELSIYELRASETSILVKMKVNTIAGEMLETARTVNAVNGGAGGAEAKLGAILKQAEQHNVGSTRTDYDLYPRETLGVITGLTLMFLMGLVTSTVSLIMDDRKGRTMMRMFSAPVRSYEIALGNFLGSCMVGILQIAVVLTLGKWVLRYDYEVPMYLYFLVLAAFMLVSMGIASTVAGLVRNPGNAGMLNALILTPTCMLGGCFWPISVMPDYMQKAANFVPQKWAIQAVDIAAAGGGWNELWLPFAVLGLMAAVLLAIGSAILRPNEAGISA; this is encoded by the coding sequence ATGAATAAGATACTGGCGATTGCCTGGAATATGGTCAAGCGGACGATCGCGTCCCGCAGAGGCATGATTACGTATATTTTGCTGCCGAGTATTGTCATCGCCGCTATTATTTCGGTTACCGGAGGGGTGGAGGGCGACAAGCCGACTGTATTGTACAGCAATATGGACACTGGCGCAGCGGGGCGGCATTTACTTGCTGAACTAGAGAATACCGGCGATTACAAGCTGGTTGCCCGCAGTGATGAAGCGGCACTGAAAGAAGGTGTTATTCAGCAGGAAGGCGCTGCAGGAATATCAGTTCCGGCGGAGTATACCGCCCGGCTTGCCCATGGACAGCAGCCTGAGCTGAGCATATATGAGCTTAGAGCGTCAGAAACCTCAATTTTGGTCAAAATGAAAGTGAACACCATTGCGGGTGAAATGCTGGAAACTGCCCGGACCGTTAACGCGGTTAACGGGGGAGCCGGCGGTGCAGAGGCTAAGCTTGGCGCGATTCTGAAGCAGGCGGAGCAGCATAATGTCGGAAGTACGCGTACCGATTATGATCTGTATCCCAGGGAAACCCTTGGCGTCATTACAGGACTGACACTCATGTTCCTCATGGGGCTGGTAACAAGCACCGTCTCCCTGATTATGGACGACCGCAAGGGGCGGACGATGATGCGGATGTTCAGCGCCCCGGTCCGTTCTTACGAAATTGCACTGGGCAATTTTTTGGGCAGCTGTATGGTGGGCATCCTCCAGATTGCCGTTGTGCTGACGCTCGGAAAATGGGTGCTGCGTTATGATTATGAGGTTCCAATGTACCTGTACTTCCTTGTCCTGGCAGCTTTTATGCTTGTATCCATGGGGATTGCCAGCACGGTGGCGGGGCTGGTCCGCAATCCGGGCAACGCAGGTATGCTGAATGCCCTTATTCTTACGCCGACCTGCATGCTGGGCGGCTGCTTCTGGCCGATCTCGGTGATGCCGGACTATATGCAAAAAGCGGCCAACTTCGTGCCGCAGAAATGGGCCATTCAAGCGGTGGATATCGCTGCAGCCGGTGGAGGCTGGAATGAGCTATGGCTGCCCTTTGCCGTTCTGGGACTTATGGCCGCGGTTCTGCTGGCGATTGGCTCGGCCATTCTCCGTCCGAATGAGGCGGGGATTAGCGCTTAG